The genomic DNA CATCTTAAACTGTCCATTGATCAAAAAAGACATACCGCTGATGTTTACTATACTCTCCAGCATCTTGAAAGTGTCCAACAAACTGAAGTGGAAAGTATGTAGCATAAAATAAACTCTCTTTAATTAGAGAGTTTTTCTTTTTTCTATAATGGTAACAATGAATGTAGTCCTGCAAAACAAGGAGGAATTTACTATTGAAATCCCGTCCGAATTTAGTAGATACATTTCGTGATTCCATTATTTTTCGTTTAATTTGTTTTATTATTGTACTCACTGCTTTTTCTGGTTTTCTTATACATAGATTAGAACCCTCTCATTTCACTACATGGTTTGACGGAATTTGGTGGTCAATTGTTACCATTTTTACAGTTGGATATGGCGACTTTGCTCCCCATACAACGATAGGAAAACTAATAGGTATAAGTATTATTTTATTAGGAACTGGCTTTTGTTCTTATTATATGGTTCTATTCGCTACTGAGATGATTAGTAAACAATACATGAAAGTTAAAGGTGAAGAAGCCGCTACCTCTAACGGTCATATGATTATCGTTGGCTGGAATGAGCGTGCAAAACATGTTGTAAAGCAAATGCATGTACTACAACCAAACCTTGATATCGTTTTAATTGATGAAACACTTTCTTTACTCCCAAAACCCTTTCATCATTTAGAATTTATAAAAGGTTGTCCGCATCACGATCAAACTTTATTAAAGGCTAATATTGCAACGGCACACACCATATTAATAACAGCGGATAAAGAAAAGAACGAAAGCTTAGCAGATACACAGTCCATTTTAAATATTTTAACTGCGAAAGGACTCAATCCAAACATTCACTGCATCGCCGAACTACTTACTACTGAACAAATTCAAAATGCAACGAGAGCGGGCGCGTCAGAAATTATAGAAGGAAATAAATTAACGAGTTATGTATTTACCGCTTCTCTTTTATTCCCTTCTATTTCAGGTGTACTATTCTCACTTTACGATGAAATCTCTGATAACAAATTACAACTGATGGAGCTTTCTCCGTCCTGCACCGGACAAACCTTTGCAAATTGTAGCTATACCCTTCTAAAACAAAACATTCTCTTACTAGGTATAAAGCGTGATGATCAATATATGATTAATCCAGTCCATACCTTCATTCTTATCGAAAGCGACATACTCATTGTTATTCACCATTAATAAAATGACGCTCTAGTTCTTGCATGAGCACTTTCCCAATATTGATATATTTTCTTTTTACATCTCCATCTGGATCTTTCGGTTCAGCAAATTGATCCATCCCACTCGTTCCAGCGGTTAAAGTATTCACATTATCATCTAGTTCGTCTTGATATACGTGCGAAAGAATATACGGCGTTTCAAGACGGACTACTACACCAGGTACATCCAGTTCACCATCTACTGCTGTAAACGGCACTCGTAAAAATTGATACCCATCTTCTTCATCGATTTTGTAATCGAAGCATCCTTTATCATAATCCCAATTACCACCAATGCTATATCCAAGTGGTTTCATAATCTCTTCTAACTTAAATAGCGCATATGTACGTCCTTCTAAATTTGATTGAATTGGAATCAAGTCCATCCCTCCAAGACTTTTCCTTTAGCATACCCACTCTAGCTTGAATATACTGATGGACTTTTCGATAAAATAATAAAAAGCGACCGGATTCCGGTCGCTTTTTATTATTTTAAACGCTCTTCTAATTCTGCTTTTAATTCTTCAAATCCTGGTTTACCAAGTAAAGCAAACATGTTCTTCTTGTATGCTTCTACGCCAGGTTGGTCAAATGGATTTACCCCTAGTAAGTAGCCGCTCATCGCACATGCTTTTTCGAAGAAGTATACAAGGTAACCGAATGTGTACTCATTTAATTCAGGAATATTGACGATTAAGTTTGGTACTCCCCCGTCGCTATGTGCAAGTAATGTACCTTCGTATGCTTTTGTGTTTACAAAGTCTACAGTTTCACCAGCAAGGTAATTTAATCCGTCTAAATCGTTTTCTTCTGATTCGATTGTTAGTTCATGTGTAGATTTACCTACTTTAAGAACTGTTTCAAATAAGTCACGACGACCTTCTTGAACGTATTGACCTAATGAGTGTAAGTCAGTTGAGAAGTTTGCTGAAGATGGGAAAATACCTTTTTGATCTTTTCCTTCACTTTCACCAAATAACTGTTTCCACCACTCAGCGAAGTATTGAAGTGCTGGCTCATAGTTAACAAGCATTTCAATTGTTTTTCCTTTATTGTATAAAGCGTTACGAACTACTGCATATTGGTAAGCTGGGTTTTCTTCTAGTTCTGATGTTCCGAAGTCATCATGACCAGCAGCTGCACCTTTCATCATCTCTTCAATATTTAAGCCACTTACTGCGATTGGTAATAAACCAACTGGCGTTAATACAGAGAAACGTCCTCCAACATCATCTGGAATAACAAATGTTTCGTAACCTTCGTTATCAGCTAATGTTTTTAATGCACCACGTGCTTTATCTGTAGTTGCATAAATACGTTTGCGAGCTTCTTCTTTTCCATACTTTTCTTCTAATAACTTACGGAAGATACGGAATGCTAGTGCTGGCTCTGTTGTTGTACCTGATTTGGAAATAACGTTAATAGAGAAGTCTTTACCTTCTAATACGTCCATTAAATCTTTCATGTAAGTGGAGCTAATGTTTTGTCCAACAAATAGCACTTGTGGAGTTTTACGTTGTTCTTTAGAAAGCGTGTTGTAGAAAGAATGGTTTAACATTTCGATTGCTGCGCGTGCCCCTAAGTAAGAACCACCAATACCTACAACAAGTAAAATGTCAGAGTCATTTTTAATTTTTTCTGCGCATTTTTGAATGCGAGCGAATTCTTCTTTGTCATATTGAAGCGGAAGGTCTACCCACCCAAGGAAATCGTTCCCAGCTCCAGTTTTTTCGTGGATTGCGTGATGTGTTACTTTCACTGCATCACGTAAATAAGTGATTTCATGTTCACCGATGAAGGATAACGCTTTAGAATAGTCGAACGTTACATGTGTACTCATCTTTTTCCCTCCAATTATGGATATGTATTTCTGTATTCACTTTAGCGAAACTGAAGTTGTAAATCAAGCGATTCAACCATTGTAAACGTAACCAATATATATTTTTTAGAAAAAGTTCATTTTTTGCATAAAAATTCGTATTTTTCGGTATAGATGTATATACATCATCTTTCGAACATTTTTTATGTATAAAAACAACATAACTACCCCATTCTATAAAAGAGTTAATTAACTCATCGCTTGCTCATGCTTCACAATTAAGGGGGGCTTTTTCATGAGTACTTTGCAACGTATCGCATTAGTCTTTACTGTAATTGGCGCTGTGAACTGGGGACTAATCGGATTTTTCCAGTTTGACTTAGTAGCAGCCATTTTCGGTGGACAAAATTCAGCTCTTGCACGTATTATTTACGGCATCGTTGGTATATCTGGGCTTATCAATCTTGGTTTACTGTTTAAACCATCTGAAAATCTTGGTACACACCCAGAAACAAACGAAATTCGATAGTCAGTATGTCCTTTCACCTCCGACATACGAATATGATTGCATGCAATCATATTTGCAAATATATATCATAAGATAAAGTAAAAGAGGAACGCTCATATGCGTTCCTCTTTTACTTTGTTAACTCGGACTCTTCAATCCATTCTGCCAACTTTTCTCGCAGCGTATTAAATCCGTTTTCAGATGGGTTCGGTATAAGAATCCTTCCTTGTTTTCTTTTCGCCGCTTTTAACGATAAACTCATTTTTCTGTGCTCTTCATCAATTGAAAGTACCTTTACTTCTACTGTATCGCCGACTTTTAAAAAGTCATGAATATCCTTTACATATCCATTTGTAATTTCAGATATATGCACAAGTCCTTGTGTTTCTGCATCTAACGCTACAAATGCACCGTAATCTTGAATTCCAGTCACTTTCCCTGTTACAACCACTCCTGTTGTATATTGTTCTGACATATGAAACACTCCCATACGTTTACCATTCTCTCTACAATTATAAAGAGCAAAGCAGATATATTTATTTTAAATATCCGATTGGTTAGTACGCATTCTAGATAACGTTATCTAGAATGCGTATACCTTATATTAGTAAATTATACCACTATGACAGAACTCATTCAAAATTCATGAAAAATTTCCCTTAAAGAAGTATAATTCTCCAATATTGGGATAGACTACTAACACATGGCTTTCTAGTATTCCCCCCCTTTTATGGACAAAACGTATTACGTTTTGTCCTTTTTTTATTTTCTACAAACCGTTCCATTCTCTTCATCGCTTCCATAAGTTGTTCAAGCGACGTTGCATATGAACAACGAATAAATCCTTCACCACTTTCGCCAAATACGCTACCAGGGACAACGGCCACTTTCTCTTCCAACAATAACTGTTCTGCAAATTCCGCTGAAGATAATCCGGTTGAAGATATAGCAGGAAAAACATAAAATGCTCCGCCCGGCACATGACACGTTAAGCTCATTTCATTGAAAGATGTCGTCATGAAGTTACGACGCTTCTTATAGCTATCTCTCATTCGAATTACTTCATCGTTCCCTGCGCGTAACGCCTCAAGTGCTGCAAACTGAGACATCGTCGGTGCACACATCATTGAATACTGATGGATTTTGAGCATTAATTCTGAAAATTGAACAGGAGCTGCAATCATACCGAGGCGCCATCCTGTCATCGCAAATCCTTTTGAAAATCCTGAAATTAAAATCGTATGCTCACGCATATTTTTAATACTCGCGAAACTTGTATATACTTCGTCGTATACAAGTTCTGCATAAATTTCATCAGATAATACGATTAGATTGTACTTCTCAACAATCACTGCTATTTCTTCAAGCTCGGATTTATTTAGCATTGCACCTGTCGGGTTATTTGGTGAACAAAGCAAAATTGCCTTTGTTTTCGCTGTAATAGCTGCTTCAATTTGTTCTGGTTGTACTTTAAACTCGTTTTCTAACGTAGTCGCCACAGGAACCGGAACTCCTCCAGCTAATGTCACAAGTGGTGCATAAGAAACGAAGCTCGGTTCAATAATGAGCACTTCATCATCAGGATTTATAATGGCGCGCATCGCTACATCTAACGCCTGGCTCGCTCCAACTGTAACAATGATTTCATCACTTGGATCATAAGATACTGCAAATTGTTTTTTTAGATACTTTGCTATTTCTTGACGGAGCTCCAATAATCCTGCATTTGCTGTATATGACGTATACCCTTGTTCCAAAGAACGAATACATGCTTGCCTTACATTCCAAGGTGTAACAAAATCCGGCTCTCCTACCCCGAGGGAAATAACACCTTTCATATTTGCTGCTAAATCAAAAAATTTTCGAATACCAGATGGTTTTAAAGATTCTGCTGATCTAGATAGTTCAAATTGCTTCATGGTGTCACCACAATTCGCTTATCATCATCGTCTTTTTCATAAATAACGCCCTCATGTTTATACTTCTTCAAAATGAAATGAGTAGTTGTAGAAACAACAGATTCAATTGTTGCTAATTTCTCAGAAACAAACATCGCTACTTCTCCCATCGTTTTCCCTTCTAATGTAATAGAAAGATCATATGTCCCTGACATTAAATAAACGGATTTCACTTCTGAATAACGATAAATTTGTTCAGCAACCGCATCAAACCCAACGCCATGCTTTGGCGTAACTTTCACATCGATCATTGCCGTTAAACCTGTATGTTCTTTCACCTTCGTCCAATCAATATGTGTTACATAATCCACAATAATCTTTTCATTTTCTAACCTCGCAACCATCTTCTTTACTTCTTCTACCTCTATATTTAACAGCTTCGCTAATGTATCTACAGATAATCGACTACTCTTTTCAAGACAAGCTAATAATTCTAATTCTTTTTCTGTCACCATATAAATCATCCTTCCTTTTCGTTTGTGTTTAAATTATACAAATACCCTTTCCAGTTTGAAAAGAAGATTTTTCTATTGAATTATGTCAAAATAAAGTGAAACTTTAATCAGTGGAAAAATGCGTGATAAAGCGAAAGGGGATGGAATCGTGAAACCAAAAGTTTATATTGCTGAACCAGTTCCAACATTTGTAGAAAACTATTTATCAGAACACTGTGATTATGAAAAATGGGATCAAAATGAGAAAGTACCCCGTGATGTTCTATTAGAAAAAATACAAGATAAAGATGGGTTATTAAATTTCGGATCTGCTATTAATGAAGAATTACTGACAGTGGCTCCTAACTTAAAAGTAGTGAGCAACATTTCTGTCGGTTACGATAATTTTGATTTACAAGCGATGAAAAACCGAAATGTTATCGGAACGAATACACCATACGTATTAGATGATACAGTAGCTGATCTCGTTTTCGCCCTTATGTTATCTGCTGGGCGCCGTGTTTGCGAACTCGATTCTTATGTGAAAAATGGTGAATGGAACGCTGAAATTGGAAAAGAACACTTCGGACTAGATGTACACCATAGCACAATTGGTATTATCGGTATGGGCCGAATTGGAGAAGCCGTTGCAAAACGAGCAAAATTCGGATTTGATATGAATGTTCTTTACTATAACCGCCGTCGTAAAGAAGAAGCTGAACAAAAATTCGATGCTACATATTGTGATTTACAGACGCTACTGGAGCAGTCTGACTTTATTGTTCTTCTTACTCCATTAACAGATGAAACATATCACCTTATCGGAGAAAAGGAATTTTCATTAATGAAAGAAACAGCAATCTTCATTAATGCTTCTCGCGGGAAAACAGTAGATGAAGAAGCGTTAATCCATGCTTTAACAGAAAAGAAAATCTTTGCAGCAGGTATCGATACATTTACACAAGAGCCGATTCAAAAAGATAATCCACTCTTATCATTACAAAATGTTGTGACTTTACCACACATCGGATCTGCAACATTAAAAACTAGGCAGCAAATGGCTATGACCGCCGCTGAAAATTTAGTTGCAGGATTACAAGGAAAAACACCGCCTAATATTGTTCGCGGGTAATACTGAATAAACGAAAGGCAAGATGACATCGTCATCTTGCCTTTTTTTGTTAACATATTTTCTTCTTCCTTGGAGATGATATGAACAAAAATCAATGGAGTGACAAAAAATGAATCACGAATATACTTGTCCTTATTTCACTTTTTCCACTCGCGGCACTACTATTCATTACGAATTGTATGAACACGATAACAAAACAGAACGTCCTACTTTCGTACTCGTTCACGGCTTTTTATCTTCCTCATTTAGTTACCGTCGTCTCATTCCCTTACTATCGAAAGCAGGAACAGTGATTGCTCTTGATTTACCACCGTTCGGAAAAAGTGATAAGTCTCATCTGTTTAAGTATTCTTATCACAATTTAGCAACGATTATTATTGATTTAATTGAACATTTATCTCTCTCAAACATTGTATTAGTTGGGCACTCTATGGGTGGGCAAATTTCTCTCTATGTAAACCGTATACGTCCTGAACTCATTTCAAAAACGATTTTACTATGCAGCTCTAGCTATTTAGCACGCGCAACCTTACCTTTACTATACTCTTCTTATTTACCGTTCTTTCATTTATACGTAAAGAACTGGATTATTAGACGCGGTATTGTTCATAACTTAATGAATGTCGTTCATGATCACTCATTAATTGACGATGAAATGAAAAAAGGTTACTCCGCTCCTTTTTATGACGACCGTATATTTCCCGCTTTAACTCGCATGATACGAGACCGTGAAGGTGACTTATCTTCAACTGAATTACAAAAAATCGAAACACCTATCTTGCTCATTTGGGGTGAAAAAGACCGCGTCGTCCCTGTACATGTAGGTCATCGTCTACACAAAGATTTACCGAATTCAAAATTTATTTCTTACGAAAATACAGGACATTTACTACCTGAAGAAAAGCCTAAACATGTTTATGAAGAAATTATCGCTTTTTCTGCGCAATAAAGTGAAACTTTAATCAGTCCCCACCTAACTTCTTTGCTTCCGCTGAATTTTGAGGTGGGGTCTTACTACCAAGCAAATAGCGGGATAATATAAAAAAGGCTGTCGGAAATTCCGACAGCCTATAATGAACAACTTCCGCCTTCTTTTATTACAAGTAATTCCACAGCTAACTTCTCACATTTTTCAAGCGCAGGTACTTCCTCAAAAGACATAAAGTATATATGTTGAATCTTCTTTGCGATGTATTTTGGATCATCAAACACACTTATGACGTTCACAACATCGCTCGCTTCTGTTTCATAAAACTCCGGTCCCATTTGAAACGGATCCCAATTCTTCACAACCTCTATCATCTTTTCATATGTACCCATTCGCTTCCCGCCTTTTCACTTTTTAATACTTTTCTTTATCCTATCACATCAGCTATTCTATAAGAAGAGAGAGAACTTTCGTAACTTATTGGTTTTACAGAAGAAGGGGGCAAACTTATGCAACTATTTCATAAAGCAATCAATCGACGTGGAACGCATAGTATAAAATGGGATACATATAAAAACGAAGAACTTATCCATGCTTGGATTGCTGATATGGATTTTGAAGTACCAAAACCAATTCAAACTGCCTTAAAACAACGGATCGAACATCCGATTTTTGGCTACACACTTCCCCCTGAAAATATTGGGGATATTATTTGTAACTGGACAAAACAACAATACGACTGGGACATTCAAAAAGAATGGATCGTCTTTAGTGCAGGGATCGTTCCAGCTCTTAGTACGAGCATACAGGCTTTTACAAAAGAAAACGAATCCGTTCTCGTACAACCACCTATTTATCCTCCATTTTTCGAAATGGTCACAACAAATAATAGGCAGTTATGCGTGAGTCCATTACAGAAACAAAATGATACATATGTGATAGACTTCGAGCATTTAGAAAAGCAGTTTCAGCAAGGCGTCAAACTCATGCTTCTTTGTAGCCCTCATAATCCAATCGGACGCGTTTGGACGAAAGAGGAACTTGTGCAGCTCGGATCGTTATGTACTAAATATAACGTAATCGTTGTCGCGGATGAAATTCATTCCGATATCATTTATGCAGACCATACACATACACCGTTCGCTTCCTTATCTGAAGAATTAGCAGAACGCACTATCACTTGTATGGCTCCAAGTAAAACATTTAATATCGCTGGATTACAAGCGTCGATTATTATCATTCCAAACGAAAAACTCCGTCACGCCTTTACAGCTATCCAATATAGACAAGGCTTCCACGGGTTAAATATCTTCGCCTACACAGCGATGCAAAGTGCCTATACAGAATGTAATGATTGGCTAAACGAAATTCGATTATATATAGAAGATAATGCTCAATTTGCTTATGAATATATCAAAACTCACATACCTGCTCTTTCCGTAACGAAGCCAGAAGGTAGCTTTTTATTATGGATTGATTGTTCTCGTCTAAAGCTTTCTCAAAACGAGCGTACTGCATTACTTGAGGAAAAAGGAAAAATCATCGTTGAACCTGGTGAGAAATACGGGTTAGGTGGGGAAGAACATATTCGAATTAACATCGGCTGTCCACGATCTGTTTTAGAAGAAATTTTGAACAGACTGCGTCATACGTTTTCATAATAAGAAAAGAGGCTGTCATAAATCATTTTAGGACAACCTCCTTTATCCATATCTTTTCAATTACTTTTCACAAAAAAAGCTACCATGCACGGTAGCTTTTACTTTTTCTTCATATCCGATGCTTTTTTTACAATGACACCACAAGCAATTCGATCACCTGATTTACCTGTCGGTTGTGTCATACCATCATCAGCGTTTTCTGTAATAATAATAGACGCTCCATCTTTTCTATGAATCGTTGTTTTTCCTTCTTCAAGCGTTATGTGCGGCGCGTCGATTTCTGCCTTGATCTTTCCAGAACCGTCTGCAATTACGTTCGGTAAATCACCGTTTTCTGCAC from Bacillus cereus G9842 includes the following:
- a CDS encoding alpha/beta fold hydrolase, coding for MNHEYTCPYFTFSTRGTTIHYELYEHDNKTERPTFVLVHGFLSSSFSYRRLIPLLSKAGTVIALDLPPFGKSDKSHLFKYSYHNLATIIIDLIEHLSLSNIVLVGHSMGGQISLYVNRIRPELISKTILLCSSSYLARATLPLLYSSYLPFFHLYVKNWIIRRGIVHNLMNVVHDHSLIDDEMKKGYSAPFYDDRIFPALTRMIRDREGDLSSTELQKIETPILLIWGEKDRVVPVHVGHRLHKDLPNSKFISYENTGHLLPEEKPKHVYEEIIAFSAQ
- a CDS encoding YugE family protein — its product is MGTYEKMIEVVKNWDPFQMGPEFYETEASDVVNVISVFDDPKYIAKKIQHIYFMSFEEVPALEKCEKLAVELLVIKEGGSCSL
- a CDS encoding Lrp/AsnC family transcriptional regulator, producing MVTEKELELLACLEKSSRLSVDTLAKLLNIEVEEVKKMVARLENEKIIVDYVTHIDWTKVKEHTGLTAMIDVKVTPKHGVGFDAVAEQIYRYSEVKSVYLMSGTYDLSITLEGKTMGEVAMFVSEKLATIESVVSTTTHFILKKYKHEGVIYEKDDDDKRIVVTP
- a CDS encoding aminotransferase, which encodes MKQFELSRSAESLKPSGIRKFFDLAANMKGVISLGVGEPDFVTPWNVRQACIRSLEQGYTSYTANAGLLELRQEIAKYLKKQFAVSYDPSDEIIVTVGASQALDVAMRAIINPDDEVLIIEPSFVSYAPLVTLAGGVPVPVATTLENEFKVQPEQIEAAITAKTKAILLCSPNNPTGAMLNKSELEEIAVIVEKYNLIVLSDEIYAELVYDEVYTSFASIKNMREHTILISGFSKGFAMTGWRLGMIAAPVQFSELMLKIHQYSMMCAPTMSQFAALEALRAGNDEVIRMRDSYKKRRNFMTTSFNEMSLTCHVPGGAFYVFPAISSTGLSSAEFAEQLLLEEKVAVVPGSVFGESGEGFIRCSYATSLEQLMEAMKRMERFVENKKRTKRNTFCP
- a CDS encoding glucose-6-phosphate isomerase; its protein translation is MSTHVTFDYSKALSFIGEHEITYLRDAVKVTHHAIHEKTGAGNDFLGWVDLPLQYDKEEFARIQKCAEKIKNDSDILLVVGIGGSYLGARAAIEMLNHSFYNTLSKEQRKTPQVLFVGQNISSTYMKDLMDVLEGKDFSINVISKSGTTTEPALAFRIFRKLLEEKYGKEEARKRIYATTDKARGALKTLADNEGYETFVIPDDVGGRFSVLTPVGLLPIAVSGLNIEEMMKGAAAGHDDFGTSELEENPAYQYAVVRNALYNKGKTIEMLVNYEPALQYFAEWWKQLFGESEGKDQKGIFPSSANFSTDLHSLGQYVQEGRRDLFETVLKVGKSTHELTIESEENDLDGLNYLAGETVDFVNTKAYEGTLLAHSDGGVPNLIVNIPELNEYTFGYLVYFFEKACAMSGYLLGVNPFDQPGVEAYKKNMFALLGKPGFEELKAELEERLK
- the yugI gene encoding S1 domain-containing post-transcriptional regulator GSP13, with the protein product MSEQYTTGVVVTGKVTGIQDYGAFVALDAETQGLVHISEITNGYVKDIHDFLKVGDTVEVKVLSIDEEHRKMSLSLKAAKRKQGRILIPNPSENGFNTLREKLAEWIEESELTK
- a CDS encoding YugN-like family protein, whose protein sequence is MIPIQSNLEGRTYALFKLEEIMKPLGYSIGGNWDYDKGCFDYKIDEEDGYQFLRVPFTAVDGELDVPGVVVRLETPYILSHVYQDELDDNVNTLTAGTSGMDQFAEPKDPDGDVKRKYINIGKVLMQELERHFINGE
- a CDS encoding DUF378 domain-containing protein, which codes for MSTLQRIALVFTVIGAVNWGLIGFFQFDLVAAIFGGQNSALARIIYGIVGISGLINLGLLFKPSENLGTHPETNEIR
- a CDS encoding 2-hydroxyacid dehydrogenase, with the translated sequence MRDKAKGDGIVKPKVYIAEPVPTFVENYLSEHCDYEKWDQNEKVPRDVLLEKIQDKDGLLNFGSAINEELLTVAPNLKVVSNISVGYDNFDLQAMKNRNVIGTNTPYVLDDTVADLVFALMLSAGRRVCELDSYVKNGEWNAEIGKEHFGLDVHHSTIGIIGMGRIGEAVAKRAKFGFDMNVLYYNRRRKEEAEQKFDATYCDLQTLLEQSDFIVLLTPLTDETYHLIGEKEFSLMKETAIFINASRGKTVDEEALIHALTEKKIFAAGIDTFTQEPIQKDNPLLSLQNVVTLPHIGSATLKTRQQMAMTAAENLVAGLQGKTPPNIVRG
- a CDS encoding potassium channel family protein, which produces MKSRPNLVDTFRDSIIFRLICFIIVLTAFSGFLIHRLEPSHFTTWFDGIWWSIVTIFTVGYGDFAPHTTIGKLIGISIILLGTGFCSYYMVLFATEMISKQYMKVKGEEAATSNGHMIIVGWNERAKHVVKQMHVLQPNLDIVLIDETLSLLPKPFHHLEFIKGCPHHDQTLLKANIATAHTILITADKEKNESLADTQSILNILTAKGLNPNIHCIAELLTTEQIQNATRAGASEIIEGNKLTSYVFTASLLFPSISGVLFSLYDEISDNKLQLMELSPSCTGQTFANCSYTLLKQNILLLGIKRDDQYMINPVHTFILIESDILIVIHH
- a CDS encoding MalY/PatB family protein, with the protein product MQLFHKAINRRGTHSIKWDTYKNEELIHAWIADMDFEVPKPIQTALKQRIEHPIFGYTLPPENIGDIICNWTKQQYDWDIQKEWIVFSAGIVPALSTSIQAFTKENESVLVQPPIYPPFFEMVTTNNRQLCVSPLQKQNDTYVIDFEHLEKQFQQGVKLMLLCSPHNPIGRVWTKEELVQLGSLCTKYNVIVVADEIHSDIIYADHTHTPFASLSEELAERTITCMAPSKTFNIAGLQASIIIIPNEKLRHAFTAIQYRQGFHGLNIFAYTAMQSAYTECNDWLNEIRLYIEDNAQFAYEYIKTHIPALSVTKPEGSFLLWIDCSRLKLSQNERTALLEEKGKIIVEPGEKYGLGGEEHIRINIGCPRSVLEEILNRLRHTFS